The Halomonas binhaiensis nucleotide sequence ATGGCGGCACATTGCTCGAAGGCAGTATCGGTTCCGTGGCAGCCCTGCATGTCTGGGCGACACTGCCTGAAATGGCATGGGGCACAGAGATGTTCGGACCACTGCTGCTCACTGACGACATTGTCAAACAGCCGCTGAGATATATGGAGTTTGGCGTAAAGCTACCCCAGGTACCGGGGCTTGGTGTCGAGCTGGATGAAGACAAGCTCAGGGAATATACACGGCGCTGACATGTCGTCATGTCGTTCCAGCACATGATCGATATGTCATCTCAATAGCGTGCATTACCCGATTCAACATTCTTGGAGGAGAGTCACGATGCTTTTTCAGGTGGAAATGAAGGTCAACCTTCCCTCGGACATGCCTGAGTCCCAGGCGACCGAGATCAAGGCAACCGAGAAAGCGTATTCCCAGGAGCTGCAGCGTTATGGCAAGTGGCGGCACTTGTGGCGTGTCGCTGGCAGCTACGCCAACGTCAGCATCTTCGATGTGAAAGATAACACTGAGCTCCAGGACATCATCTCTCGCCTGCCACTGTTTCCTTACATGGAGATCAGCGTCAAGCCCTTGTGCCGTCACCCCTCTTCCATTCGTGACGATGACAGCTGAAAGGTTCCTGTCTTGCTGTGGACTCCGATAGGGATGACCTGCGCAGGGCATTGATTCAATCAAGAGCAGATTAGAACAACAACACCATGCAACCGTGAGGTAGCGCCATGAATAGCATGAATGAGAGCACGCAGAACGTACGGATTTTCGATACGCCGGAAGTTCAGCAATTTCTGCGAGTCATCGCCGGTATGGATAACACCGAGGGTAGCGATCGTGCCAAGGCTATCCTGCATCGAATCCTGTCCGACCTGTTCAAGACGATCGATGACTTCGATATCACCCCGGACGAGTACTGGCGTGCCATTGCTGTGCTGAATGCGCTGGGAGCGGGCACTCAGTTTGGCCTATTGTCCCCGGGGCTGGGGTTCGACCACTACCTGGACATGCGCATGGACGCTGCCGATGAAGCGGCACAGAGAGCCGGCGGTACGCCACGGACCATCGAAGGGCCTTTATATGTGGCAGGGGCCCCGGAGGTCCACGGTGTCGGTCGTATGGACGATGACCCTGATCCAGATGGCGAGACCATGTGGCTGACAGGGCAGGTGCGAGATATCCAAGGGGCTCCCCTGGCCGGTGCCCAGGTTGAGGTATGGCATGCCAATTCCAAAGGAGGGTACTCCTTTTTTGATCCTACGCAGTCTGATTACAACCTGCGCCGTACCATCATTACCGATGCAGAAGGTCGCTATGCCGTGCGTAGCACCATTCCTTCTGGCTATGGCGTGCCCCCCGGCTGCGCTACTGACCAAGTGCTCAAGGCTCTGGGGCGGCACGGCGAAAGACCTGCGCATATCCACTATTTTGTCTCGGCTGCTGGCTATCAGCATCTGACTACGCAGATCAACCTGGCGGGCGATCCCTACACCTACGATGACTTTGCCTATGCCACCCGTGAGGAGTTGGTCGTGGATGGCAGACGTATCGAGGATGTAGCCGAGATCGGCCAGCGTGGCCTGGATGGTCCTTTCACCGAGGTGGTGTTCGATGTTGAGCTGACGGCGGTCGATGATCCCTCGCTCCAGACTCGCCATGCTCGTCCTCGGGCCAAGGAAAGCAACGAGGCCGCCAGTCAGCAGGCCGGTTCCGCCAAGGTTTGAGTCTGTACCTCCTGAGCACAGCCCAGATGAAAGGGGCTGAGAGCTCGGCCGCCCCCAGGTCGGGCACCAACATCACAAAATAGCGAGGACCAGGATCATGACAACTCAGCTTGATCGACTCGAGAAGCGCGTTCGTGGTGCCGTTGTCGATGACGCCGAGAAAGGCATCTATCGCTGTCACCGAAGCATGTTTACTGACTCTGATTTCTTCGAACTGGAAATGAAGCACGTTTTCGAGGGCAACTGGCTGTACATGGCTCACGAAAGTCAGATTCCCGAGCCAGGTGACTACTTTACCCTGCAGATGGGGCGTCAGCCGATCATCATTACCCGTGACAAGGACGGTGAGCTGCATGCCCTGATCAATGCTTGTGCACACCGGGGGGCTACCTTGTGCCGTCGCAAGCGGGGGAATAAAGGAACCTTTACCTGTCCCTTCCATGGCTGGACGTTCAAGAATGATGGCAGGCTGCTCAAGGCCAAGAATGAAAAGACAGGCGCCTATCCTGAAGGCTTCAAGTCAGAAGGCTCACATGATCTCAAGCGCTTGCCGCGCTTCGAAAGCTACAAGGGATTTCTGTTCGGCAGCCTGAGTGATGATGTGCAACCGCTGGAGGAATACCTCGGCGAGACGCGCAAGATCATCGATAACATTGTGGACCAGGCTCCAGACGGACTAGAAGTTCTACGCGGCTCTTCCACCTACACCTATAGCGGCAACTGGAAACTAGGGGCTGAGAACGGTTGCGATGGTTACCACGTCAGCACGGTCCATTGGAACTATGCCTCCACCATGGACCGCCGCAACTATGAAGCGGGTGGTACCAAGGCCGTCGACGCTGACGGCTGGTCGAAGAGCCAGGGTGGTTTCTACTCCTATGAGAATGGCCACATGTTGCTGTGGACCCGCCTGCTCAACCCCGAGGTACGTCCGGTATATGAGAAGAGCGATTGGATTGCGGAACAGTATGGAGAAGCGCGGGCCGATCACATTATCAACCAGACACGCAATCTCTGCCTGTACCCGAATGTCTATCTGATGGACCAGTTCTCGACACAGATACGTGTACTGCGCCCCATCTCCGTGGACAAGACGGAAGTCACCATCTACTGCTTTGCTCCCAAGGGGGAGTCAGCGGAAATGCGTCGTGTACGTCTCCGTCAGTACGAAGATTTCTTCAATGTCAGCGGTATGGGAACACCTGATGATCTGGAGGAGTTCCGTAGCTGCCAGAACGGCTATCAAGCGTCGGATGTGGCCGAGTGGAACGATCTGTCACGGGGGGCTCTGCAGTGGATCGAAGGGGCTGATGACAACGCCAGCGCGATAGACATGAAACCGCTGCTGAGTGGGGCTGCGCCTGAAGATGAGGGCTTGTATGTGCTGCACCATAAGCACTGGGTCTCGGAAATGCTGCGTGCCATTGACAAAGAGCGTAGCCAATTCATCGCTACCGCATCCTGAGTGCCCCGGGAGGAGAATCACCATGTCCATCAGCTATGAACAGATCCAGGCCTTTGTCTATCGCGAGGCTCGCCTGCTCGATGATCGCCAGTGGGAAGAATGGCTCGAGTGCTATCACAAGGACGTCGTCTTCTGGATGCCCTGTTGGGATGATGATGACACTCTGGTCAAGGACCCCATGTCCGAAGTCTCTCTGGTGTACTACCCCAATCGTGAGGGGCTGGAGGATCGGGTCTATCGCATCAAGACCGAGCGTTCCGGTGCCAGTACGCCAGAGCCTCGCACGACGCACCAGATCACCAATCTGGAAGTCCTGGAGCGTGATGCCGAAAGCATCAAGATACGCTTCAACTGGCATACATTGAGCCACCGCTACAAGCAGACCGACAGCTACTTCGGGGCATCTTTCTACACCCTGGATATCACCGGTGGGCAGCCACTGATCAAGGAAAAGGTAGTGCAGCTCAACAATGACTATATCCACCAGGTCATCGATGTCTATTACATCTGACCCGTGGCCATGACTGGGCTGGGAGAACGATCATGAGTTATACCGTCGCGCTCAACTTCGAGGATGGGGTATCGCGCTTTATCGAATGCAATGCAGGCGAAACGGTGCTGGATGCTGCCTATCGTCAGAAAGTCAACTTGCCGATGGATTGTTCCGATGGTGTTTGCGGCACCTGTAAGTGCCATTGCGATCAGGGGGAATTCGAGCTCGGTGACGAGTATCTGGAGGAGGCCCTGTCGGATGAGGAGCTTACCGAAGGGCAGGTGCTGACTTGCCAGATGGTGCCGTCTTCCGACTGTGTCCTGAGGGTGCCGGTGGCTTCCACATTGTGCAAGACCAGCGCTGGCAAGCGTCAGGCCTCAGTAGTGAGCGTTGCACCACTTTCCGATGATGCCATTGAGGTCGAAATCGATATCGAAGGTGATGCAGTAGGCTTTTTGCCTGGGCAATATGTGCATCTGGAGGTGCCTGGAGCAGTTGGCCAGCATCGTTCCTACTCGTTCAGCTCGTTGCCTGGAGAGAACCGGGCCAGTTTTCTGATCCGCAATGTTCCGAACGGTCTGATGAGTACCTATCTGACGCAACAGGCAAAGGCAGGTGACAGCCTGGAAGTGACAGGGCCCATGGGAAGTTTCTACCTGCGCTCTGTCCAGCGTCCGATCCTGATGCTTGCAGGGGGAACCGGATTAGCGCCTTTCCTGTCGATGCTCAAGCAGTTGCGTCAGATCGGCTGCAAGCACCCGATCCATCTGATCTATGGCGTCAATGTCGATGATCACCTGGTCAAGTGCGACGAACTCGATGCAGCAGCGGCCGAACTGGATTTCGACTATGCCACTGTCGTGGTGGATGAAAACAGCCAGCACCCTCGTAAAGGCTATGTGACCAACCACATGGACCCGGCGAAGCTGCATGGTGGTGATGTCGACGTCTATCTTTGTGGTCCGCCACCAATGGTGGACGCTGTGCTCAAGCACTTTGCTTCTGAAGGTATCGAACCGGCCAGCTTTCACTACGAGAAGTTCACTCCGAATTGACCTGATTTGTGCCAAGAACTTCTTGTCCACCATTGCGAGAAGGAAGTGTCATGCAACGATTCAACGATACCGTGATGCTGATCACAGGAGCTGCCCAAGGGATTGGGCGGCACCTGGCAGAGCGTGCAGCGCAAGAGGGAGCACAGTTGATCCTGGTGGATCGTTCCCACT carries:
- the catC gene encoding muconolactone Delta-isomerase; amino-acid sequence: MLFQVEMKVNLPSDMPESQATEIKATEKAYSQELQRYGKWRHLWRVAGSYANVSIFDVKDNTELQDIISRLPLFPYMEISVKPLCRHPSSIRDDDS
- the catA gene encoding catechol 1,2-dioxygenase, with the translated sequence MNSMNESTQNVRIFDTPEVQQFLRVIAGMDNTEGSDRAKAILHRILSDLFKTIDDFDITPDEYWRAIAVLNALGAGTQFGLLSPGLGFDHYLDMRMDAADEAAQRAGGTPRTIEGPLYVAGAPEVHGVGRMDDDPDPDGETMWLTGQVRDIQGAPLAGAQVEVWHANSKGGYSFFDPTQSDYNLRRTIITDAEGRYAVRSTIPSGYGVPPGCATDQVLKALGRHGERPAHIHYFVSAAGYQHLTTQINLAGDPYTYDDFAYATREELVVDGRRIEDVAEIGQRGLDGPFTEVVFDVELTAVDDPSLQTRHARPRAKESNEAASQQAGSAKV
- a CDS encoding Rieske 2Fe-2S domain-containing protein, which produces MTTQLDRLEKRVRGAVVDDAEKGIYRCHRSMFTDSDFFELEMKHVFEGNWLYMAHESQIPEPGDYFTLQMGRQPIIITRDKDGELHALINACAHRGATLCRRKRGNKGTFTCPFHGWTFKNDGRLLKAKNEKTGAYPEGFKSEGSHDLKRLPRFESYKGFLFGSLSDDVQPLEEYLGETRKIIDNIVDQAPDGLEVLRGSSTYTYSGNWKLGAENGCDGYHVSTVHWNYASTMDRRNYEAGGTKAVDADGWSKSQGGFYSYENGHMLLWTRLLNPEVRPVYEKSDWIAEQYGEARADHIINQTRNLCLYPNVYLMDQFSTQIRVLRPISVDKTEVTIYCFAPKGESAEMRRVRLRQYEDFFNVSGMGTPDDLEEFRSCQNGYQASDVAEWNDLSRGALQWIEGADDNASAIDMKPLLSGAAPEDEGLYVLHHKHWVSEMLRAIDKERSQFIATAS
- the benB gene encoding benzoate 1,2-dioxygenase small subunit is translated as MSISYEQIQAFVYREARLLDDRQWEEWLECYHKDVVFWMPCWDDDDTLVKDPMSEVSLVYYPNREGLEDRVYRIKTERSGASTPEPRTTHQITNLEVLERDAESIKIRFNWHTLSHRYKQTDSYFGASFYTLDITGGQPLIKEKVVQLNNDYIHQVIDVYYI
- the benC gene encoding benzoate 1,2-dioxygenase electron transfer component BenC, with protein sequence MSYTVALNFEDGVSRFIECNAGETVLDAAYRQKVNLPMDCSDGVCGTCKCHCDQGEFELGDEYLEEALSDEELTEGQVLTCQMVPSSDCVLRVPVASTLCKTSAGKRQASVVSVAPLSDDAIEVEIDIEGDAVGFLPGQYVHLEVPGAVGQHRSYSFSSLPGENRASFLIRNVPNGLMSTYLTQQAKAGDSLEVTGPMGSFYLRSVQRPILMLAGGTGLAPFLSMLKQLRQIGCKHPIHLIYGVNVDDHLVKCDELDAAAAELDFDYATVVVDENSQHPRKGYVTNHMDPAKLHGGDVDVYLCGPPPMVDAVLKHFASEGIEPASFHYEKFTPN